A single window of Synechococcus sp. C9 DNA harbors:
- the trpB gene encoding tryptophan synthase subunit beta, giving the protein MSEETAVTVATVPDALGRFGQFGGKYVPETLMPALAELEQMYYQCKDDPSFQSELQFLYKTYVGRPTPLYFAERLSAHYGNVLIYLKREDLNHTGAHKINNALGQVLLAQRMGKRRIIAETGAGQHGVATATVCARFGLECVIYMGVQDMERQALNVFRMRLLGATVQPVSSGTGTLKDATSEAIRDWVTHVETTHYILGSVAGPHPYPMLVRDFQSVIGRETRAQCAELWQGLPDILLACVGGGSNAMGLFYEFIPEPTVRLMGVEAAGEGIHTGKHAATLTQGRVGVLHGAMSYLLQDDQGQVVEPHSISAGLDYPGVGPEHSYLMETGRATYVSVTDQEALAALQRVSRLEGIIPALETAHAFAYLETLAPQCAPGTRIVINCSGRGDKDVQTVMKHLSV; this is encoded by the coding sequence CTGAGCGAGGAAACGGCGGTGACAGTGGCGACGGTACCGGATGCGTTGGGGCGGTTTGGGCAGTTTGGGGGGAAATACGTCCCGGAAACCCTGATGCCTGCTCTGGCGGAACTGGAGCAAATGTATTACCAATGTAAAGATGACCCCTCGTTTCAATCGGAATTACAATTTTTGTACAAAACCTATGTGGGGCGACCTACCCCCTTGTATTTTGCCGAGCGTTTGAGTGCCCATTACGGCAATGTGCTCATCTATTTGAAGCGGGAGGATTTGAACCACACCGGGGCGCACAAAATTAACAATGCGTTGGGGCAGGTACTCCTAGCGCAACGGATGGGCAAACGGCGGATCATTGCCGAAACGGGGGCGGGACAGCATGGGGTGGCGACGGCGACGGTGTGTGCCCGCTTTGGGCTGGAATGCGTGATCTATATGGGTGTGCAGGACATGGAGCGCCAAGCCCTGAATGTGTTTCGGATGCGGTTGCTGGGGGCGACGGTACAACCGGTGAGCAGTGGGACGGGCACGCTCAAGGATGCGACCTCGGAGGCGATTCGGGATTGGGTGACGCATGTGGAAACCACCCATTACATTCTGGGTTCGGTGGCGGGACCCCATCCCTACCCGATGCTGGTGCGGGATTTTCAGAGTGTGATTGGCAGAGAAACCCGGGCGCAGTGTGCGGAATTGTGGCAAGGTCTGCCGGATATTCTCCTGGCGTGTGTGGGGGGCGGGTCGAATGCGATGGGCTTGTTCTATGAATTTATCCCGGAGCCGACGGTGCGCCTGATGGGGGTGGAAGCTGCTGGCGAGGGTATTCACACGGGCAAACACGCCGCTACCTTGACCCAGGGGCGGGTGGGGGTACTGCACGGGGCGATGAGCTATCTTCTGCAAGACGACCAGGGGCAGGTGGTGGAACCCCATTCCATCAGTGCTGGGCTGGACTATCCGGGGGTGGGACCGGAGCATAGCTATCTCATGGAAACCGGGCGGGCGACCTACGTCAGCGTGACGGATCAGGAAGCTTTGGCGGCTTTGCAACGGGTGAGCCGGTTAGAGGGGATCATTCCCGCTTTGGAAACCGCCCACGCCTTCGCCTATTTGGAAACCCTCGCTCCCCAATGCGCTCCCGGCACCCGGATTGTCATCAACTGTTCTGGGCGGGGCGACAAGGATGTGCAAACGGTGATGAAACATTTGTCCGTTTAA
- a CDS encoding TRAP transporter large permease subunit yields MDEGAWLGPLMFVGALIFLATGYPVAFALGGVAILFALVGVALGVFDPLFLTALPYRIFGIMSNYTLLAIPYFILLGSLLEQSGVAERLLTVMGGWFGRLRGGLGVAVIVVGALLAATTGVVAATVVAMGLISLPVMLRYGYQTELATGVIAASGTLGQIIPPSVVLVVLGDQLGVSVGDLFVGSLLPGLTLTAMYVIYTVVLAYFRPHLAPALTDLPKEPLLSVLRAVVPPLGLVLLVLGSIFFGIATPTEAGAVGCLGALLLAGWEGKLSWAMGWRACEATVRTTSLVMMILIGSTAFSLVFRGLNGDQFVYELLLNLPGGRAGFLLFSMGLVFLLGFFIDFFEIAFIVVPLLIPAAQQLGTDLVWFGVLLGANLQTSFLTPPFGFALFYLKSVAPPTVTTGQIYRGVIPFIGLQLVLVLLLIWFPQLVTVWLN; encoded by the coding sequence ATGGATGAGGGAGCCTGGTTGGGTCCGCTCATGTTTGTGGGGGCGTTGATTTTCCTGGCGACGGGGTATCCGGTGGCGTTTGCCCTGGGGGGGGTGGCGATTTTGTTTGCCCTGGTGGGGGTGGCGTTGGGGGTGTTTGACCCCTTGTTTCTCACCGCGTTGCCCTACCGGATTTTCGGCATCATGTCGAATTACACCCTGCTGGCAATTCCCTATTTCATCCTGCTGGGTTCCCTGCTGGAGCAGTCGGGGGTGGCGGAACGCCTGCTGACGGTGATGGGGGGCTGGTTCGGTCGCCTGCGGGGGGGGCTGGGGGTGGCGGTGATTGTGGTGGGGGCATTGCTGGCGGCAACGACGGGGGTGGTGGCGGCGACGGTGGTGGCGATGGGGCTGATTTCCCTGCCGGTGATGTTGCGCTATGGCTATCAAACCGAGTTGGCAACGGGGGTGATTGCCGCTTCCGGGACGCTGGGGCAGATCATCCCGCCGAGTGTGGTGCTGGTGGTGCTGGGCGACCAGTTGGGGGTGTCGGTGGGGGATTTGTTTGTGGGTTCGCTCCTGCCGGGGTTGACCCTGACAGCTATGTACGTTATTTATACGGTTGTTCTCGCTTATTTCCGTCCCCATCTGGCTCCGGCTCTAACGGATTTACCCAAAGAACCGTTGCTAAGTGTCCTGCGGGCGGTGGTTCCCCCCCTGGGGCTGGTGCTGTTGGTGTTGGGGAGCATTTTTTTTGGCATTGCCACACCGACGGAAGCCGGGGCGGTGGGCTGTTTGGGGGCATTACTGTTGGCGGGTTGGGAAGGAAAATTGTCCTGGGCGATGGGGTGGCGGGCTTGTGAAGCGACGGTGCGGACGACCAGTTTGGTGATGATGATTTTGATTGGTTCCACGGCGTTTAGTTTGGTGTTTCGGGGACTGAATGGGGATCAGTTTGTGTATGAATTGCTGTTGAATTTGCCGGGGGGACGGGCGGGTTTTTTGTTATTTAGCATGGGCTTGGTGTTTCTGCTGGGATTTTTTATTGATTTTTTTGAAATTGCCTTTATTGTCGTGCCTTTGCTCATCCCAGCGGCGCAACAATTGGGAACAGATTTGGTTTGGTTTGGGGTGTTGTTGGGGGCGAATTTGCAGACTTCTTTCCTAACCCCACCCTTTGGGTTTGCCCTGTTTTATCTCAAAAGTGTGGCTCCCCCCACCGTCACTACCGGGCAGATTTATCGGGGGGTGATTCCCTTTATTGGCTTGCAATTGGTGTTGGTGTTGCTCCTGATTTGGTTTCCCCAGTTGGTCACTGTTTGGTTAAATTAA
- a CDS encoding 4-hydroxybenzoate solanesyltransferase — protein MPAPVLYQIVRLLRWDKPTGRLILLVPALWSLVLASGGCPPWDLLVVVVLGAVATSAAGCVVNDLWDHRLDAQVQRTAQRPLAQGQMPLWLAGAVAVVGFACAYGLAQYLNPLGFTLAVLAVPVMVLYPSAKRWCPVPQAVLATAWGFAVLIPWAAVTGTVTGVTWLLWGAVWCWTLGFDTIYALPDREDDARLGIYSSARFFGRHTPLAVGILLAITLILLTGVGMATGLGGFYYLMVAVTAAVWGKQVWQLRQRQPLSVYSRMFREQVITGFLLLLGMVIPPIG, from the coding sequence ATGCCTGCCCCTGTCCTGTACCAGATTGTCCGCCTCCTGCGCTGGGATAAGCCGACGGGACGGTTAATTTTGCTGGTGCCTGCCCTGTGGTCGCTGGTGCTGGCGAGTGGGGGCTGTCCGCCCTGGGATTTGCTGGTCGTGGTGGTGTTGGGGGCGGTGGCGACGAGTGCCGCTGGTTGTGTGGTGAATGATTTGTGGGATCACCGGTTGGATGCCCAGGTGCAACGGACGGCGCAACGACCTTTGGCGCAGGGACAGATGCCCCTATGGCTGGCGGGGGCAGTGGCGGTGGTGGGGTTTGCCTGTGCCTATGGGTTGGCGCAGTATCTGAATCCCTTGGGGTTTACCCTGGCGGTGCTGGCGGTGCCGGTGATGGTGCTTTATCCTTCGGCGAAACGCTGGTGTCCGGTGCCCCAGGCGGTATTGGCGACGGCGTGGGGGTTTGCGGTTCTCATCCCCTGGGCGGCGGTGACGGGCACGGTGACGGGGGTGACCTGGTTGCTGTGGGGGGCGGTCTGGTGCTGGACGCTGGGGTTTGACACGATTTATGCCTTGCCGGATCGGGAGGATGACGCCCGTTTGGGGATTTATTCCAGTGCCCGGTTTTTTGGTCGGCATACCCCTTTAGCGGTGGGGATTTTATTGGCAATAACGTTAATTTTGTTAACCGGTGTGGGCATGGCGACGGGATTGGGCGGTTTTTATTATCTGATGGTGGCGGTGACGGCGGCGGTCTGGGGCAAACAGGTGTGGCAGTTGCGGCAAAGGCAACCCCTGTCCGTCTATAGCCGGATGTTTCGGGAGCAGGTGATCACCGGGTTTTTGTTGTTGTTGGGCATGGTCATTCCCCCGATTGGCTAA
- a CDS encoding cyclic peptide export ABC transporter, which produces MKLLLFLVQTSGWMVGLAIITGFLSGGSSAGLIALISRALVEGVTPLVILAFIGLAGIALATSIISQVMLIRLSQRAVFDLRLHLSRQILRAELTHLEQLGTPRLLATLTEDVQAVANAVFAIPFLCIDAAIVLGSLVYITWLSWQVLFMVVGLTTVAIGSCQFFTHLGSQSLARAREKQDHLFQDFQGLTQGIKELKLHAQKQQVFLQEHLMVHAQEFRRHTITGLTYFASTSSLGKLIFFFAIGFVLFSLPKLITLNPQTLSGYVLIFTYLMLPMENLVNNLPTLSRAGVALEKITSLGLSLSGSSELETVAQPLRQSWQKLELREVVHQYPSSQDDQPFCFGPVSLTIVPGEIVMIIGGNGSGKSTLAKLITGLYTPKSGAIYFDNTLIDAQNRHWYRQHFAVVFSDFYLFESLLGLEADQELVYQYLKQLQIEHKVTIKNGQFSTTALSQGQRKRLGLLIAYLENRPIYLFDEWAADQDPRFKEFFYTEFLPNLRAQGKTVLVISHDDHYFHIADHLIKLDYGRIEYDKYVDTPVGI; this is translated from the coding sequence GTGAAACTCCTACTTTTTTTAGTACAGACCTCCGGGTGGATGGTCGGTTTGGCAATTATCACCGGGTTTCTCAGCGGCGGGAGCAGTGCCGGTTTGATTGCCCTGATCAGCCGTGCCCTAGTCGAAGGGGTCACCCCCTTGGTCATCCTTGCTTTTATCGGTTTAGCCGGAATTGCCCTCGCCACCAGCATTATTTCCCAGGTGATGCTGATTCGCCTGTCCCAGCGAGCGGTTTTTGACCTCCGCCTCCATTTGAGCCGCCAAATTCTCCGTGCTGAACTCACCCATCTGGAGCAACTGGGCACCCCCCGCCTCCTGGCGACCCTGACCGAGGATGTGCAAGCCGTCGCCAATGCGGTTTTTGCCATCCCTTTTTTGTGCATTGATGCCGCCATTGTCCTGGGCAGTCTCGTGTACATTACTTGGCTCTCGTGGCAGGTTTTATTCATGGTGGTGGGGTTAACCACCGTTGCGATTGGCAGTTGTCAATTTTTTACCCATTTGGGCAGTCAATCCCTCGCCCGTGCCCGGGAAAAACAGGATCATTTATTCCAGGATTTCCAAGGGCTAACCCAAGGGATCAAAGAACTTAAACTTCATGCCCAAAAACAACAGGTATTTTTGCAAGAGCACTTGATGGTTCATGCCCAGGAATTTCGCCGCCATACGATCACCGGCTTAACCTATTTCGCCAGCACCTCCAGTTTGGGAAAACTAATTTTCTTTTTCGCCATCGGTTTTGTACTCTTTAGTCTGCCAAAGCTCATTACCCTCAACCCCCAAACCCTCTCCGGCTATGTGTTAATCTTCACCTATTTAATGCTCCCAATGGAGAATTTGGTGAACAATTTACCCACCCTCAGTCGGGCAGGTGTCGCCCTAGAAAAAATCACCTCCTTGGGTTTATCCCTCTCCGGTTCTAGTGAATTGGAAACCGTAGCACAGCCGCTCCGACAATCATGGCAAAAACTGGAATTGCGGGAAGTCGTACATCAGTATCCATCCTCTCAAGATGACCAACCGTTCTGTTTTGGTCCTGTGAGTTTAACGATTGTGCCCGGTGAAATTGTCATGATTATTGGCGGCAATGGCAGTGGCAAATCCACCCTGGCGAAGTTAATTACGGGTTTATATACTCCCAAATCTGGGGCAATTTATTTTGACAATACCCTGATTGATGCCCAAAACCGCCATTGGTATCGCCAACATTTTGCCGTGGTTTTTTCTGATTTTTATTTATTTGAAAGTCTGTTGGGTTTGGAAGCGGATCAAGAGCTGGTTTATCAATACCTCAAACAACTACAAATCGAGCATAAAGTTACGATTAAAAACGGGCAATTTTCCACCACCGCCCTCTCCCAAGGACAACGGAAACGCCTGGGTTTACTGATTGCCTATTTGGAAAACCGCCCCATCTATCTTTTTGACGAATGGGCTGCCGACCAAGACCCCCGGTTCAAGGAGTTTTTTTATACGGAATTTCTACCCAATTTGCGGGCACAGGGAAAAACAGTTTTAGTGATTAGTCATGATGACCATTATTTTCATATTGCCGACCATTTGATTAAGCTAGATTATGGACGAATTGAGTATGATAAATATGTGGATACACCGGTAGGAATTTAG
- a CDS encoding DNA cytosine methyltransferase, giving the protein MKKITYRLGELFCGAGGLALGAKSAHILNHEFDCSISHVWATDYDMSACETYRRNICPDNPESVICCDIRQLSFEKLQSISPIDGLAFGFPCNDFSIVGEQQGINGTYGPLYKYGVTALNFFNPQWFLAENVSGLKNSNDGRAFDIILEELRNAGDGYEITPHLYKFECYGIPQARHRIIIVGIRKDLDKIFRVPSPEPYKNVDVSCRKAIENPPIPRFAYNHEFTKQSQVVIERLKYIKPGENAFTAKIPTQLQLNVRGAKISQIYKRLDPTKPAYTITGSGGGGTHVYHWSENRSLTNRERARLQTFPDNFIFYGSKESVRKQIGMAVPPRAAEIVFNALLSSLLDIQYPFIPSNIIAVKSLFEGTHYTFNESNGEYQV; this is encoded by the coding sequence ATGAAAAAGATAACCTACCGCTTAGGTGAATTATTTTGTGGGGCAGGAGGTCTCGCTTTAGGTGCAAAATCTGCTCATATATTAAATCATGAATTTGATTGTTCAATTTCTCATGTATGGGCTACGGATTATGATATGTCAGCCTGTGAGACATACCGCCGTAACATCTGTCCAGACAATCCTGAGTCTGTTATCTGTTGTGATATTAGGCAATTAAGTTTTGAAAAATTACAGAGTATTTCACCAATTGATGGATTAGCATTTGGCTTCCCATGTAACGATTTTAGTATAGTAGGTGAACAACAAGGTATTAATGGGACGTATGGACCACTTTATAAATATGGCGTAACAGCATTAAACTTTTTCAATCCCCAATGGTTCCTGGCTGAAAATGTAAGCGGTCTTAAAAATTCCAATGATGGTCGAGCTTTTGATATAATCTTAGAAGAATTAAGAAATGCTGGTGATGGTTATGAAATCACTCCTCATTTGTATAAATTTGAATGTTATGGTATTCCGCAGGCAAGGCATAGAATTATTATTGTTGGAATCAGAAAAGATTTAGATAAAATTTTTAGAGTTCCTTCGCCAGAACCATATAAAAATGTGGATGTATCCTGTCGAAAAGCGATAGAGAATCCACCAATTCCACGTTTTGCATACAATCATGAATTTACAAAGCAATCTCAAGTTGTGATTGAACGACTCAAGTACATTAAACCCGGTGAAAATGCTTTTACTGCCAAGATTCCCACTCAGCTACAACTTAATGTTCGTGGTGCAAAAATCAGTCAAATATACAAGCGCCTTGACCCGACCAAACCAGCTTACACGATAACCGGGAGTGGTGGTGGCGGCACCCATGTTTATCACTGGTCGGAAAACCGTTCATTAACTAATAGGGAAAGGGCTCGATTGCAGACTTTTCCTGATAATTTTATCTTCTATGGTTCTAAAGAAAGCGTCAGAAAACAAATTGGTATGGCGGTTCCCCCAAGGGCGGCTGAAATTGTATTCAATGCACTTTTATCTAGTTTATTAGATATTCAGTATCCATTTATACCTTCAAATATAATAGCGGTTAAAAGTCTTTTTGAAGGTACACACTATACATTCAATGAAAGTAATGGAGAATATCAAGTATGA
- a CDS encoding carbohydrate kinase has protein sequence MPNVLCYGLALWDMLADQTGIPRNQVRSWTAYAGGAGLNVACGLGALGVSGALIAGVGQDERGSQLLQVLQSYQVCTDYIQKLPYLTRLVEVIRSQEGEREFVGFYPPDCQEFADGYITFLEPNFIPKCVYIEALMLAFPQARKTGWQLVHWALEKGLMILVDVNWRPVFWSDHKLAKSLTLELLKKVQAVKLTSEEAQWLFNSDDLNSIHQQCPHLTHIFLTQGAQGCDYQIGEYQGHYPAFVVNTIDTTGAGDAFVAGWLHQWLTYGETLISNANLLNQALRWASAVAALSTTALGAITQAPTVNTVQAFLSAQPLE, from the coding sequence ATGCCTAATGTCCTCTGCTACGGGCTTGCCCTCTGGGATATGCTGGCGGATCAAACCGGCATCCCCCGCAACCAGGTGCGTTCCTGGACAGCCTATGCCGGCGGGGCGGGGTTGAATGTCGCCTGTGGGTTGGGCGCATTGGGCGTGTCGGGGGCATTGATCGCTGGGGTGGGGCAGGATGAACGGGGAAGCCAATTACTCCAGGTTTTGCAATCCTACCAAGTTTGTACAGATTACATACAAAAACTACCCTATCTGACCCGGTTGGTGGAGGTCATCCGCAGTCAGGAAGGGGAACGGGAATTTGTAGGATTCTATCCGCCCGATTGCCAGGAATTTGCCGATGGTTATATCACCTTTTTGGAACCTAATTTTATACCTAAATGCGTGTATATTGAAGCCCTGATGTTAGCCTTTCCCCAGGCAAGAAAAACCGGTTGGCAATTGGTGCATTGGGCTTTAGAAAAGGGTTTAATGATTCTGGTAGATGTGAATTGGCGACCTGTATTTTGGTCAGATCACAAATTAGCGAAATCTCTAACTTTAGAATTACTTAAAAAAGTGCAAGCGGTAAAATTGACTAGTGAAGAAGCCCAATGGTTATTTAATAGTGATGATCTTAATAGCATTCACCAACAATGCCCGCATTTAACCCATATCTTCCTAACCCAGGGTGCCCAGGGCTGTGATTATCAGATCGGCGAATACCAAGGTCATTATCCCGCATTTGTAGTAAATACCATAGATACCACTGGGGCAGGGGATGCGTTTGTAGCAGGATGGCTACATCAATGGCTAACCTATGGGGAAACTTTAATAAGTAATGCAAATTTACTTAATCAAGCATTACGTTGGGCGAGTGCGGTTGCCGCTTTATCCACTACCGCTCTGGGAGCCATTACCCAAGCCCCAACGGTGAATACAGTGCAGGCATTCCTGTCCGCCCAGCCCCTGGAGTGA
- the hpnH gene encoding adenosyl-hopene transferase HpnH, whose product MSIHWLQALEVGKYLVTQRMLGRKRYALTLMLEPLFRCNLACSGCGKIQHPVDILKRNLTPEECFRAVEECGAPVVAIPGGEPLLHPQIDEIVAGLVARRKFVYLCTNGILLEKSLSKFTPSPYFSFSVHLDGMRELHDKCVDRKGVFDIAISAIKAAKKAGFRVTTNTTVFDGTKPEDIQELFDFLTELGVDGMMVSPGYSYEWAPDQEHFLKREQTRALFREIMAPYRQGKVKWNFNHNPLFIDFLVGEKDYECTPWGMPSYSVLGWQKPCYLLNEGHCQSYQELLETTEWENYGRASGNPKCRDCMVHCGYEPTAAIDAMEPGNAARSLATVLGIGR is encoded by the coding sequence ATGTCAATTCATTGGTTGCAAGCTCTGGAAGTGGGCAAATACTTGGTAACGCAACGGATGTTGGGGCGCAAACGGTACGCCCTGACCTTGATGTTGGAACCCCTATTTCGTTGCAATTTAGCCTGCTCGGGCTGTGGCAAAATTCAGCATCCGGTGGATATTCTCAAACGCAATCTCACCCCGGAGGAGTGTTTCCGGGCAGTAGAAGAATGTGGGGCACCCGTGGTCGCAATTCCCGGCGGTGAACCCCTACTGCATCCCCAAATTGATGAAATTGTGGCGGGTTTGGTGGCACGGCGCAAATTTGTTTACCTTTGTACCAATGGGATTTTGTTAGAAAAAAGTTTGTCAAAATTTACCCCATCTCCCTACTTTTCCTTCAGCGTGCATTTAGACGGAATGCGGGAATTGCATGATAAATGTGTGGATCGCAAGGGGGTATTTGATATAGCCATCAGTGCGATTAAAGCGGCGAAAAAAGCGGGTTTTCGAGTCACCACCAATACCACTGTTTTTGATGGCACCAAGCCGGAAGATATACAAGAATTATTTGATTTTCTCACGGAATTGGGGGTGGATGGGATGATGGTTTCTCCCGGCTATAGCTATGAATGGGCACCGGATCAGGAGCATTTCTTAAAACGGGAACAAACCCGGGCGTTATTCCGGGAAATTATGGCTCCCTATCGCCAGGGCAAGGTCAAGTGGAATTTTAACCATAACCCCTTATTTATTGACTTTTTAGTGGGGGAAAAGGACTACGAATGTACCCCTTGGGGAATGCCCAGTTACAGTGTTTTGGGGTGGCAAAAACCCTGCTATTTACTCAATGAAGGACATTGCCAAAGCTATCAAGAATTATTGGAAACCACCGAGTGGGAAAACTACGGACGTGCCAGCGGCAATCCCAAATGTCGGGACTGTATGGTGCATTGTGGTTATGAACCCACGGCAGCAATTGATGCGATGGAACCGGGGAATGCGGCCCGCTCCTTAGCAACGGTCTTGGGCATTGGTCGCTAG
- a CDS encoding Uma2 family endonuclease, giving the protein MQTAMPIFIPPTLRCTEEQFRELVKFNPDLRWELTAQGEVIVMAPTGSETGNYNFELNTDLGTWNRQQKMGKAFDSSAGFRLPNGAIRSPDLAWIAQERWEQLSPEQRRQFAPICPDFVLELVSPADDLATVQAKMQEYLKNGCRLGWLVNPETRSVTIYRPNVAPEIVTFDVVLSGEDVLPGFTVDLRHIFGSDEL; this is encoded by the coding sequence ATGCAAACGGCGATGCCCATTTTCATCCCGCCTACATTACGTTGTACTGAAGAACAGTTCAGGGAATTGGTGAAATTCAATCCCGATTTGCGCTGGGAATTAACTGCTCAAGGGGAAGTGATTGTCATGGCACCAACGGGGAGTGAAACGGGGAATTATAACTTTGAATTAAATACGGATTTAGGAACTTGGAACCGTCAGCAAAAAATGGGGAAAGCCTTTGATTCCTCAGCAGGGTTTCGCTTACCGAATGGGGCGATTCGTTCTCCTGATTTAGCCTGGATTGCTCAGGAACGTTGGGAACAGTTATCTCCTGAACAGCGGCGACAATTTGCCCCAATTTGCCCTGATTTTGTCCTGGAATTAGTCTCCCCTGCGGATGATTTAGCCACTGTGCAAGCTAAGATGCAGGAGTATTTGAAAAATGGCTGTCGGTTGGGTTGGTTGGTCAATCCTGAAACCCGCAGTGTTACGATTTATCGCCCTAATGTTGCCCCTGAAATTGTCACTTTTGATGTGGTTCTTTCTGGGGAAGATGTTTTACCGGGGTTTACTGTGGATTTACGGCACATTTTTGGAAGTGATGAACTGTAG
- a CDS encoding dihydroorotase has translation MATDPSSPAGFGLPTGVLSPQTNLILRQVRWLDPVGQREEIADVWLEQGRIRGIAPQLPVEEGVPAYPAQGCILGSGLVDVYSQSSEPGYEGRETLSQLVAQAVQGGFTRLTLLPGTQPVVDRAAVVTGWQEQHAQIPLKWRLWGALTQGLRGERMAELAELHRAGVAGFSDGRPLTHLGLLQQLLIYAQPLGKPIALMPHNPHLNPAGVARSGTHSLTWGLPDVPVAAETSALTAILELLTELDMAPPVHFMRISTQRGVALIAQAKDAELPITASTPWTHLLWDSSHLGDYNPYLRFDPPLGNPADRLALIQGVKTGVIDAIAIDHQAYTYEEKMVPFGLAPPRLAGLGVALSYLWAGLVTPGHLTAGELWSSLSTKALHCLGEPPVTLTPGQRMALTLFAPEDVPPDELPLPGVAQGRVRWVLIA, from the coding sequence ATGGCGACAGACCCCTCATCTCCTGCGGGATTTGGGCTACCGACTGGAGTCCTGAGTCCCCAGACTAACCTGATTCTCCGGCAGGTGCGCTGGCTGGACCCGGTGGGACAACGGGAAGAAATCGCCGATGTGTGGTTGGAACAGGGCAGGATTCGGGGGATTGCACCGCAGTTACCGGTTGAAGAGGGGGTGCCAGCATACCCAGCGCAGGGGTGCATTTTGGGGTCAGGGTTGGTGGATGTGTACAGCCAAAGTAGTGAACCAGGCTACGAGGGGCGCGAAACCCTCAGCCAGTTGGTCGCCCAGGCGGTGCAGGGGGGCTTTACCCGGTTAACCCTTTTGCCGGGAACCCAACCGGTGGTGGATCGGGCAGCGGTGGTCACTGGGTGGCAGGAACAACACGCCCAAATACCCCTGAAATGGCGGCTTTGGGGGGCACTGACCCAGGGGTTGCGGGGGGAACGGATGGCGGAATTGGCGGAACTGCATCGGGCGGGGGTGGCGGGGTTCAGCGATGGACGACCCTTAACTCACCTGGGTTTACTGCAACAATTGCTGATCTACGCCCAACCATTGGGAAAACCCATCGCCCTCATGCCGCACAACCCTCACCTCAACCCGGCTGGGGTTGCCCGCTCTGGAACCCATAGCCTGACCTGGGGGTTACCCGATGTGCCGGTTGCCGCAGAAACCTCGGCGCTGACAGCAATTTTGGAACTCCTGACCGAGCTAGACATGGCTCCCCCCGTGCATTTCATGCGGATTTCCACCCAGCGGGGCGTGGCATTGATTGCCCAAGCCAAGGATGCGGAGTTACCCATTACCGCCAGTACCCCCTGGACCCACCTGCTGTGGGATAGCAGTCACCTGGGGGATTACAATCCCTATCTGCGCTTTGACCCCCCGCTCGGTAATCCCGCCGACCGTTTGGCATTAATTCAAGGGGTAAAAACCGGGGTGATTGATGCCATTGCCATTGACCACCAGGCGTACACCTACGAGGAAAAAATGGTGCCCTTTGGGCTGGCTCCCCCCCGGTTAGCGGGGTTGGGAGTGGCATTAAGTTATCTCTGGGCGGGATTGGTAACGCCGGGACATCTCACCGCCGGGGAACTGTGGTCATCCCTAAGTACTAAAGCATTACATTGTCTGGGGGAACCGCCCGTAACGTTGACCCCTGGGCAAAGGATGGCATTAACCCTGTTTGCCCCGGAGGATGTCCCCCCGGATGAACTGCCTCTCCCTGGCGTTGCCCAAGGACGGGTGCGTTGGGTTTTGATAGCGTAG